One Rhododendron vialii isolate Sample 1 chromosome 2a, ASM3025357v1 genomic region harbors:
- the LOC131316325 gene encoding uncharacterized protein LOC131316325 has product MNSWVRTFTSPFRKACTFLTNQDPSPTTFTRRDDQHNKSQQAGHCVQDLHGEVMACGYEDVQVMWSILDKSQLTTTTTHHNQLEQTTHHFLREGIVR; this is encoded by the exons ATGAATTCTTGGGTTCGAACGTTCACATCACCATTTAGAAAAGCATGCACTTTCTTGACCAATCAAGATCCAAGCCCAACCACATTTACCCGCAGGGATGATCAGCACAACAAGTCTCAGCAAG CTGGGCATTGTGTTCAGGATCTGCATGGGGAAGTGATGGCTTGTGGTTACGAGGATGTTCAAGTGATGTGGTCCATCTTGGACAAGTCCCAattaaccaccaccaccacccatcATAACCAGCTGGAGCAAACAACACATCATTTCTTGAGGGAGGGCATAGTCCGTTAA